The following are encoded together in the Glycine max cultivar Williams 82 chromosome 8, Glycine_max_v4.0, whole genome shotgun sequence genome:
- the LOC102670265 gene encoding basic leucine zipper 6-like, giving the protein MTTQHALNLSGFGLNEDFIHSDNRIVRMGEAAKKICLASLKDQSCHVFGNAKGRTKLDLDLKLGISNIYSSQARDNHYNNHTFNQVEKNFIHGSSSTHDAGVNFNTNQTYEGQASKPGLNFNMATKMEDPKRLRRIMANRVSSKRYRLKKLDRMDQLEKQIKVIRQHISNFRRQIREAKKKQQLLRMEQHHLKFRIATFHDEKIVREAEIGKNREEVKRLRELHINQLQANAQPTMPNSNDGHTVEEQLDLNLGL; this is encoded by the exons ATGACAACACAGCATGCCTTGAATCTTTCTGGATTTGGTTTAAATGAGGACTTCATACAT TCAGACAACAGAATTGTGAGAATGGGAGAAGCTGCAAAGAAGATCTGTCTGGCCTCACTGAAAGATCAATCATGCCAT GTGTTTGGTAATGCTAAGGGGAGAACCAAACTTGACTTGGATCTCAAGCTTGGCATTTCTAACATTTATTCTTCACAAGCAAGAGACAACCATTACAATAACCATACTTTTAATCAAGTTGAGAAGAATTTCATCCATGGTAGTTCTTCAACTCATGATGCTGGTGTCAATTTCAACACTAATCAAACTTATGAAGGACAAGCAAGTAAACCGGGCTTGAATTTCAACATGGCCACAAAAATGGAGGATCCAAAAAGGCTAAGGAG GATCATGGCAAATCGTGTTTCTTCAAAGAGATACCGATTGAAGAAGTTGGACCGCATGGACCAATTGGAAAAACAGATAAAAGTTATCCGG CAACATATCTCCAACTTTCGTCGTCAAATTAGAGAGGCTAAAAAGAAGCAACAATTGTTGCGGATGGAGCAGCATCATTTGAAATTCAGAATTGCAACTTTTCACGATGAAAAAATAGTTAGAGAAG CTGAAATTGGAAAGAACAGGGAAGAAGTGAAGAGGTTGAGAGAACTCCACATTAACCAATTGCAAGCCAATGCACAACCTACAATGCCTAATTCAAATGATGGTCATACAGTTGAGGAACAACTCGATCTCAACCTAGGCCTCTAG
- the LOC100777345 gene encoding hydroquinone glucosyltransferase, which translates to MAKTTHIAIVSSPGYTHLVPIIEFSKRLIKHHQNFHVTCIVPSLGPPPESSKAYLKTLPSNIDTILLPPISKEQLPQGVHPAILIQLTITLSLPSIHEALKSLCSKAPLTALVVDVFAFQALEYAKEFNALSYFYFPSSAMILSLLMHAPKLDEEVSGEYKDLTEPIRLPGCVPVMGVDLPDPAQDRSSEIYNNFLERAKAMATADGILINTFLEMEPGAIRALQEFENGKIRLYPVGPITQKGASNEADESDKCLRWLDKQPPCSVLYVSFGSGGTLSQNQINELASGLELSGQRFLWVLRAPNNSASAAYLEASKEDPLQFLPSGFLERTKEKGLVVASWAPQVQVLGHNSVGGFLSHCGWNSTLESVQEGVPLITWPLFAEQRMNAVMLTDGLKVALRPKFNEDGIVEKEEIAKVIKCLMDGEEGIGMRERMGNLKDSAASALKDGSSSQTLSQLASQWECFSGNC; encoded by the coding sequence ATGGCAAAAACAACTCACATAGCTATTGTTTCAAGTCCTGGTTACACCCACCTGGTCCCAATAATTGAGTTCAGCAAGCGACTTATCAAACATCACCAAAATTTTCATGTCACTTGCATAGTTCCCTCACTTGGGCCACCTCCAGAATCCTCCAAAGCCTACCTTAAAACTCTTCCTTCAAACATAGACACCATCTTACTTCCTCCAATTAGCAAAGAACAATTACCCCAAGGAGTACACCCTGCAATCCTAATTCAACTCACTATTACTCTTTCTCTGCCATCAATACATGAAGctcttaaatccttgtgctccAAAGCACCTTTAACCGCGTTGGTGGTAGATGTTTTTGCATTTCAGGCTTTGGAATATGCAAAGGAGTTCAATGCCTTGTCCTACTTTTACTTTCCTAGTTCAGCTATGATATTGTCACTGCTTATGCACGCGCCGAAACTTGATGAGGAAGTTTCAGGTGAGTACAAGGACTTAACTGAACCTATAAGGTTACCAGGTTGTGTACCGGTCATGGGGGTTGATCTTCCGGATCCGGCCCAAGATCGATCGAGCGAAATATACAATAATTTTCTTGAACGTGCCAAAGCAATGGCTACAGCTGATGGAATCTTGATCAACACCTTCTTAGAAATGGAACCAGGCGCTATAAGAGCGTTGCAAGAGTTTGAAAATGGGAAGATCAGATTGTACCCAGTTGGACCCATTACACAAAAAGGAGCAAGCAATGAGGCTGATGAGTCTGATAAGTGTTTAAGATGGTTGGACAAGCAGCCACCTTGTTCAGTGTTGTATGTTTCTTTTGGAAGTGGTGGAACACTCTCTCAGAACCAAATCAATGAGTTAGCTTCGGGTTTGGAATTGAGTGGTCAAAGGTTCTTGTGGGTTTTGAGAGCACCAAATAATTCAGCTAGTGCTGCTTACCTTGAGGCTTCAAAGGAGGACCCTTTGCAATTCTTACCAAGCGGGTTTTTGGAAAGGACAAAGGAGAAAGGTTTGGTTGTGGCTTCATGGGCACCTCAGGTTCAGGTCCTTGGTCACAATTCAGTTGGGGGGTTTCTAAGCCATTGTGGTTGGAACTCAACATTGGAGAGTGTGCAAGAGGGAGTACCTCTAATAACATGGCCACTCTTTGCAGAGCAGAGGATGAATGCTGTGATGCTAACCGATGGACTTAAAGTGGCATTGAGGCCAAAATTTAATGAAGATGGCATAGTGGAAAAGGAGGAAATTGCAAAGGTGATAAAGTGTCTGATGGATGGAGAAGAAGGTATAGGAATGCGTGAAAGAATGGGGAATTTAAAAGATTCTGCTGCTAGTGCACTGAAGGATGGTTCTTCATCACAGACCCTGTCTCAGTTGGCTAGCCAATGGGAATGTTTTAGTGGGAATTGTTag
- the LOC100776809 gene encoding hydroquinone glucosyltransferase — MSLHLSYTYISNHMPEARNKDSMAKTTHIAVISIPAFSHQASIVEFSKRLVHLHRHFHVYCIFPTIDAPPPATLAMLESLPSNINYNFLPPVHKQDLSHDDAPSMVQIDLAVSQSMPSFRHMLGSLLSTTPLVALIADPFANEALEIAKEFNLLSYIYFPPSAMTLSLFLQLPALHEQVSCEYRDNKEAIQLPGCVPIQGHDLPSHFQDRSNLAYKLILERCKRLSLANGFLVNSFSNIEEGTERALQEHNSSSVYLIGPIIQTGLSSESKGSECVGWLDKQSPNSVLYVSFGSGGTLSQQQLNELAFGLELSDKKFLWVLRAPSDSADGAYVVASKDDPLKFLPDGFLERTKGRGFVVTSWAPQTQILSHVSTGGFLTHCGWNSALESIVLGVPMVTWPLFAEQRMNAVLLTEGLKVALRPKFNENGVAEREEIAKVIKGLMVGEEGNEIRERIEKIKDAAADALKEDGSSTKALYQFGTQMEKFLEQP, encoded by the coding sequence ATGTCATTACACTTATCATACACATATATTTCAAACCATATGCCTGAAGCAAGGAATAAAGATTCAATGGCGAAAACAACTCACATAGCAGTAATTTCAATCCCTGCATTCAGCCACCAAGCCTCCATTGTCGAGTTCAGCAAGAGACTCGTTCATCTCCATCGCCACTTCCACGTTTACTGCATCTTCCCGACCATTGATGCACCTCCCCCTGCCACACTCGCCATGCTTGAATCACTTCCTTCCAATATCAACTACAACTTCCTCCCTCCCGTGCATAAACAAGACCTGTCCCACGACGACGCTCCCTCTATGGTGCAAATCGACCTCGCCGTGTCTCAATCTATGCCATCCTTCCGCCACATGCTGGGATCTCTTCTCTCAACCACGCCACTCGTTGCCTTGATTGCTGATCCTTTTGCGAACGAGGCGCTGGAAATAGCAAAGGAGTTCAACCTCTTGTCTTACATATACTTCCCTCCTTCCGCCATGACACTCTCATTATTCCTCCAATTACCGGCTTTACACGAGCAAGTTTCGTGTGAATACAGAGATAACAAAGAAGCCATTCAACTTCCAGGCTGTGTACCAATTCAAGGCCACGATCTCCCCTCACATTTTCAAGATCGATCCAATCTTGCTTATAAGTTAATTCTAGAGCGCTGCAAGAGACTCTCTCTTGCCAACGGTTTCTTGGTTAATAGTTTCTCCAATATTGAAGAAGGAACTGAGAGAGCCTTGCAAGAACATAACAGTTCCAGTGTTTATTTGATTGGGCCAATTATACAAACTGGTCTAAGTAGTGAATCAAAGGGGTCAGAGTGTGTGGGGTGGTTGGATAAGCAAAGTCCAAACTCGGTTTTGTATGTGTCGTTTGGAAGTGGAGGCACACTCTCTCAACAACAGCTTAATGAGTTAGCTTTTGGATTGGAATTGAGTGATAAAAAATTCTTGTGGGTTTTGAGAGCACCTAGTGATTCAGCAGATGGTGCTTACGTTGTTGCTTCTAAGGATGACCCTTTAAAGTTTTTACCAGATGGGTTCTTAGAGAGAACCAAAGGACGTGGCTTTGTTGTTACTTCTTGGGCACCACAGACCCAAATTCTTAGTCACGTTTCAACCGGTGGGTTTTTAACTCATTGCGGTTGGAATTCTGCTCTTGAAAGCATTGTGTTGGGAGTGCCAATGGTAACTTGGCCACTGTTTGCTGAACAGAGAATGAATGCTGTTTTGTTAACTGAGGGCCTCAAAGTTGCGTTAAGGCCTAAATTTAATGAGAATGGTGTAGCGGAGAGGGAGGAAATTGCTAAGGTGATAAAGGGTCTAATGGTTGGTGAAGAAGGAAATGAGATTCGTGAAAGAATTGAAAAGATCAAAGATGCTGCCGCTGATGCCTTGAAAGAAGATGGATCCTCCACAAAGGCACTTTACCAATTTGGCACTCAGATGGAGAAATTTCTGGAACAGCCGTAG